The Carbonactinospora thermoautotrophica genome window below encodes:
- the mycP gene encoding type VII secretion-associated serine protease mycosin, whose product MRRLLRAGSLLTASGMLLLAIPTPAAAGVGNQWALQKLRAQEAWKYTQGEGVTVGLVDSGADATHPDLKGQVVPGKDFYRGTGDGTTDPDGHGTAMASIIAGTGHAPSGVLGLAPKARIYPMVTGDVGSPNRLSRAKAIKYAADQGIKVLNISEGGPITNPELAKDNPEKEAIEYALRKDVVVIAGAGNTGSNQPFYPAAYLGVIAVSAVDQNKSPWHKSGHGSWVTVAAPGVDIYAAEPGGEYDTGNGTSQATAYVSATVALIRAKFPELSANQVIHRLIKTADDCGPPGRDDYCGYGMINPVRALTEDVGEWPRDKNPLAPELTAAQPTSQPQAGGSGDEGSGSVLVWALGGLLAVGAVIVLVVLLARRGSGRNQPPGGGGWPPPPGPYGPPPGPQYQQAGAPPGPWHQPGPPPPPPPGWQQPRR is encoded by the coding sequence GTGCGAAGACTGCTACGGGCCGGAAGCCTGCTCACCGCCTCCGGGATGCTGCTGCTGGCCATCCCTACGCCCGCTGCCGCTGGCGTCGGCAACCAGTGGGCGTTGCAGAAACTCCGCGCGCAGGAGGCCTGGAAGTACACGCAGGGCGAAGGTGTGACGGTCGGCCTTGTGGACTCCGGCGCTGACGCCACCCACCCGGACCTGAAGGGACAGGTGGTACCCGGCAAGGACTTCTATCGCGGAACCGGCGACGGCACCACCGACCCGGACGGACACGGTACCGCGATGGCCAGCATCATCGCCGGCACAGGACACGCGCCTAGTGGCGTCCTCGGTCTGGCGCCCAAGGCCCGGATCTATCCCATGGTCACCGGCGACGTCGGCTCCCCAAACCGCCTATCGCGCGCAAAGGCAATCAAGTACGCTGCTGACCAGGGAATCAAGGTCCTTAACATTTCCGAAGGCGGTCCCATTACGAATCCGGAACTGGCTAAGGACAATCCGGAGAAGGAGGCGATCGAGTACGCCCTCCGCAAAGATGTGGTGGTTATCGCCGGTGCTGGGAACACCGGGTCGAACCAGCCCTTTTATCCTGCGGCGTATCTGGGTGTGATCGCTGTCTCGGCGGTCGATCAGAACAAGAGCCCGTGGCACAAATCCGGGCATGGCTCCTGGGTCACTGTCGCCGCCCCCGGGGTGGACATCTACGCGGCTGAACCCGGCGGCGAATACGACACTGGCAACGGGACCAGCCAGGCCACCGCGTACGTGTCGGCGACGGTGGCGTTGATCCGGGCGAAGTTCCCGGAGTTGTCGGCGAACCAGGTGATCCACCGGTTGATCAAGACCGCTGACGACTGCGGGCCGCCGGGCAGGGACGACTACTGCGGCTACGGCATGATCAACCCAGTCCGCGCGCTGACCGAGGACGTGGGCGAGTGGCCCCGGGACAAGAACCCCCTCGCGCCCGAACTGACCGCGGCCCAGCCCACGAGCCAACCGCAGGCCGGCGGCTCCGGCGATGAGGGCTCCGGGTCGGTCCTGGTCTGGGCGCTCGGCGGCCTGCTCGCCGTCGGAGCCGTGATCGTGCTGGTGGTGCTCCTAGCCCGGCGCGGCAGCGGGCGCAACCAGCCACCGGGCGGGGGCGGCTGGCCACCGCCGCCCGGGCCGTACGGGCCACCACCCGGCCCGCAGTACCAGCAGGCCGGCGCACCCCCCGGGCCGTGGCACCAACCCGGCCCACCCCCACCCCCGCCGCCCGGCTGGCAGCAACCCCGGCGCTGA
- a CDS encoding helix-turn-helix domain-containing protein produces the protein MAHGRACAARIRELAQRAGWPLVRTAAEIVACCQVTPLRAWRLAHGWPLEEAADRLDEVCARIGLRQPHLGKAGLSCYELGKHPVPMWLLDPLCRLYQTRPDWLGFGGDYSGGEPGERPLFPVLAGPGKGGEKGSTGDLLNRTDHQEDPMRRRELLRTALAGLALGSGLTPQAAHALELLRQDAEHTVRPPALEPTTLDEWEHIVEAHGYALKTAPPLSLLGELAADFAELQALAQRGLRLHDRKHVYYLSAQLAALMGVTLLNLGEPRDAWRWFNTAQAAAEENGDRALRGWVLTRKAISGALPRIRYGADPVQTARLALRLTEQAQALTRNIPCAAHPMAHAVEASARSWLGDRPGVSAAINRARDAFARLDAEETRASSFCFPEQQMRSYFSGSLTRVGLTREAYREQQAALPLYSPNETLEPTLIRLHQAECLVRDGDVTEGCRSTVRVILDLPEERRAPILWSYAREVARSLPKEAQHTPAARDLREFLASSN, from the coding sequence ATGGCGCACGGCAGGGCCTGCGCGGCCCGCATCAGGGAACTCGCCCAGCGTGCCGGCTGGCCGCTGGTCCGTACCGCGGCGGAGATCGTGGCCTGCTGCCAGGTGACCCCGCTGCGGGCCTGGCGGCTGGCCCACGGCTGGCCGCTGGAGGAGGCCGCCGACCGGCTGGACGAGGTCTGCGCGCGGATCGGGCTCCGCCAGCCCCACCTGGGCAAGGCCGGGCTGAGCTGCTACGAGCTGGGCAAGCACCCGGTGCCGATGTGGCTCCTCGATCCCTTGTGTCGCCTGTACCAGACGCGGCCGGACTGGCTGGGCTTCGGCGGCGACTACAGCGGGGGCGAGCCTGGCGAACGACCGCTATTTCCGGTCCTCGCAGGCCCCGGAAAGGGTGGCGAAAAGGGGTCAACCGGTGATCTCCTGAATAGAACGGATCACCAGGAGGACCCGATGCGCCGTCGTGAACTGCTCCGCACCGCGTTAGCCGGACTCGCCCTGGGCAGCGGCCTCACCCCGCAGGCCGCGCACGCGCTCGAACTGCTCCGTCAGGACGCCGAGCACACGGTCCGGCCCCCGGCACTCGAACCGACCACCCTCGACGAGTGGGAGCACATCGTCGAAGCCCACGGCTACGCCCTCAAGACCGCGCCGCCGCTGTCGCTGCTCGGCGAGCTCGCGGCGGACTTCGCCGAACTCCAGGCGCTGGCCCAGCGCGGCCTGCGGCTGCACGACCGCAAGCACGTCTACTACCTGAGCGCGCAGCTCGCCGCGCTCATGGGGGTCACGCTGCTCAACCTCGGCGAGCCGCGCGACGCCTGGCGGTGGTTCAACACCGCGCAGGCCGCCGCCGAGGAGAACGGCGACCGCGCCCTGCGCGGCTGGGTGCTCACCCGCAAGGCGATCTCCGGGGCGCTCCCCCGCATCCGCTACGGCGCTGACCCGGTGCAAACGGCCCGGCTCGCGCTGCGGCTCACCGAGCAGGCCCAGGCGCTCACCCGGAACATCCCGTGCGCCGCCCACCCGATGGCGCACGCCGTGGAGGCGAGCGCGCGGTCCTGGCTGGGCGACCGCCCCGGCGTGTCTGCCGCGATCAACCGAGCGCGGGACGCCTTCGCCCGGCTCGACGCGGAGGAAACCCGGGCCAGCTCGTTCTGCTTCCCCGAGCAGCAGATGCGCTCGTACTTCAGCGGCAGCCTGACCCGGGTCGGGCTCACCCGGGAGGCGTACCGGGAACAGCAGGCCGCGCTGCCGCTCTACTCCCCCAACGAGACGCTTGAGCCGACCCTCATCCGCCTGCACCAGGCTGAATGCCTCGTCAGGGACGGCGACGTCACCGAGGGATGCCGCAGCACCGTCCGGGTGATCCTCGACCTGCCCGAGGAGCGGCGAGCGCCGATCCTGTGGTCGTACGCCCGCGAGGTGGCCAGGTCCCTTCCCAAAGAAGCCCAGCACACGCCGGCAGCCCGCGACCTGCGGGAATTCCTCGCGAGCAGCAACTAG
- a CDS encoding Eco57I restriction-modification methylase domain-containing protein translates to MPPRAAKPSDQHAEWLALLPVDGPFLALPILTEAFRQGLDTVPDRVMERVRAAYDQFTADPATLCRAWIDFVLAEVLGYDTRVLVTGPQIPVYEQRPGGPIRPDAAVVTGGGQERVTRLLVYRLPWGTNLERSGDGPAPRDAAAEVARASGHPLALVTNGRLWLLVHARSGEPTTVATFDADLWLEEPLLLRAFASLLSLRRLAGVPEDVTLAGLFRRSAEAQAEVTDTLGRQVRQAVELLVGEISRLDRESGGELLAGKDPREVYRGALTVMMRLVFLLYAEERRLLPLGEELYDASYAVSTLQRRLDGEASQHGEEIGDRRTAAWPRLLATFRLVHDGCEHEALRLPAYGGELFDPARYPWLDRLAVTDRVVREILDALLVLRRKGQGAQRLSYKGLDVEQIGHVYEGLLEYSCVRADEPYLGLAGKLEPELPLAELERRRDQPGFAGWLREQTGMTARQVEAALAHRPDPHELALLHAACDSDAGLAARARPFLGLLRRDLRGLPTVYPAGSVLVTQVSDRRSSGTHYTPRALAEEVVEHTLAPLCYSPGPAEGAEPGHWRAKTAEELLSLKIVDPAMGSGAFLVAACRYLADRVVEAWDRDGAPDELDLPADRDERLVIARRLVAERCVFGVDRDEMAVGLAKLSMWLVTLARHKPFSFLDHALRCGDSLIGVTRLDQVVKFHLNPAEGEFWNARLSGEIDRLVERVMGEATELRREIEAMPVRDVRDAEEKERKLNRAEKLTEGLRLAADAVVAAALSTAKLSDDAYDDRLNSISEPVQDALHGDTEAERKVRDKVDAWLKGPRPEPVRPFHWPLEFPEVFARGGFDAVVGNPPFVGGQRITGTAGEDYRDHLVRRIARGRRGSADLCAYFFLRDLDIAPKGRVGVIATNTIAQGDTREVGLEQAVQRGWTIYRGEKTRLWPGTASVVVSLVWAGRAPESEPRILDGWRVRDITPALDPQSRVTGTPYRLAANAGKSFIGSYVLGMGFVLEPEQAHALIEADPRNAEVLFPYLNGEDLNSRPDCSASRWVINFHDWPLEKAKTYPEPFRIVEEKVKPQRLQQHDQYGQRYWWRFLRTRPELYEAIKDLSRVLVIARISRTGMPVLVPCGQVLNEKIVVFATDSSVDLALISSELHRLWAHKYSATLKTDLQYTPSDCFETFPQPDPTSRTKHVGAELEAYRRPLMLRRQLGLTALYNRVNDPDDHDPAIARLREIHVEIDEAVREAYGWDDLELKHGFYETRQGMRFTVAPDVQVEICDRLLELNHQRYEEEVARGLHSKKRSGRPAGGRAEPESWDGALFPPDGALF, encoded by the coding sequence GTGCCTCCCCGCGCTGCCAAGCCGAGCGACCAGCACGCCGAGTGGCTCGCCCTGCTGCCCGTCGACGGCCCGTTCCTGGCGCTGCCGATCCTCACCGAAGCCTTCCGGCAGGGCTTGGACACCGTGCCGGACCGGGTGATGGAGCGGGTACGCGCCGCCTACGACCAGTTCACCGCCGACCCGGCCACGCTGTGCCGCGCCTGGATCGACTTCGTGCTCGCCGAGGTGCTCGGCTACGACACCCGCGTCCTGGTCACCGGCCCGCAGATCCCGGTGTACGAGCAGCGGCCGGGCGGCCCGATCCGGCCCGACGCGGCCGTGGTGACCGGCGGCGGGCAAGAGCGCGTCACCCGCCTGCTCGTGTACCGCCTGCCGTGGGGCACCAACCTGGAGCGCTCCGGCGACGGCCCCGCCCCGCGCGACGCCGCCGCCGAGGTGGCGCGCGCCTCCGGCCACCCGCTCGCCCTGGTCACCAACGGCCGGCTGTGGCTGCTCGTCCACGCCCGAAGCGGCGAACCCACCACGGTCGCCACCTTCGACGCGGATCTGTGGCTGGAGGAGCCGCTGCTGCTGCGCGCCTTCGCCAGCCTGCTGTCGCTGCGCCGCCTCGCGGGCGTGCCCGAGGACGTCACGCTGGCCGGGCTGTTCCGCCGCAGCGCCGAGGCCCAGGCCGAGGTCACCGACACCCTCGGCCGCCAGGTCCGCCAAGCCGTGGAACTCCTGGTCGGCGAGATCTCCCGGCTGGACCGGGAGTCCGGCGGGGAACTGCTGGCGGGGAAGGACCCCCGGGAGGTGTACCGGGGCGCGCTGACCGTCATGATGCGGCTGGTCTTCCTGCTGTACGCCGAGGAGCGGCGGCTGCTGCCGCTGGGGGAGGAGCTGTACGACGCCTCGTACGCGGTCTCCACCCTGCAACGCCGGCTCGACGGGGAGGCCAGCCAGCACGGCGAGGAGATCGGCGACCGGCGCACCGCCGCCTGGCCGCGCCTGCTCGCCACCTTCCGCCTCGTCCACGACGGCTGCGAGCACGAGGCGCTGCGGCTGCCCGCGTACGGCGGGGAGCTGTTCGACCCGGCCCGCTACCCGTGGCTGGACCGGCTCGCCGTCACCGACCGGGTGGTCCGCGAGATCCTGGACGCGCTGCTGGTGCTGCGCCGCAAGGGCCAGGGCGCGCAGCGGCTCTCCTACAAGGGCCTGGACGTGGAGCAGATCGGCCACGTGTACGAGGGCCTGCTGGAGTACTCCTGCGTCCGCGCGGACGAGCCGTACCTGGGGCTGGCCGGCAAGCTGGAGCCGGAACTGCCGCTCGCGGAGCTGGAGCGCCGCCGCGACCAGCCCGGGTTCGCCGGCTGGCTGCGCGAACAGACGGGCATGACCGCCCGCCAGGTGGAGGCCGCGCTCGCCCACCGGCCGGACCCGCACGAGCTGGCCCTGCTGCACGCCGCCTGCGACAGCGACGCTGGCCTGGCCGCGCGGGCGCGCCCCTTCCTCGGGCTGCTCCGCCGCGACCTGCGCGGGCTCCCGACCGTGTACCCGGCAGGGTCGGTGCTGGTCACCCAGGTGTCAGACCGGCGCTCCTCCGGCACCCACTACACCCCGCGCGCCCTGGCCGAGGAGGTCGTCGAGCACACGCTCGCCCCGCTGTGCTACTCGCCCGGCCCGGCCGAGGGCGCCGAACCCGGCCACTGGCGGGCCAAGACCGCCGAGGAGCTGCTGTCGCTGAAGATCGTGGACCCGGCCATGGGCTCGGGCGCGTTCCTGGTGGCCGCCTGCCGGTACCTCGCCGACCGCGTGGTGGAGGCCTGGGACCGCGACGGCGCGCCCGACGAGCTGGACCTGCCCGCCGACCGCGACGAGCGCCTGGTGATCGCCCGCCGCCTGGTCGCCGAGCGCTGCGTCTTCGGCGTGGACCGCGACGAGATGGCCGTCGGCCTGGCCAAGCTCTCCATGTGGCTGGTCACCCTGGCCAGGCACAAGCCGTTCTCCTTCCTCGACCACGCGCTGCGCTGCGGGGACTCGCTGATCGGGGTGACCCGGCTGGACCAGGTGGTGAAGTTCCACCTCAACCCGGCCGAGGGCGAGTTCTGGAACGCCCGGCTTTCTGGCGAGATCGACAGGCTGGTCGAGCGGGTGATGGGCGAGGCGACCGAACTGCGCCGCGAGATCGAGGCCATGCCGGTACGCGACGTGCGCGACGCCGAGGAGAAGGAGCGCAAGCTCAACCGGGCCGAGAAGCTGACCGAGGGCCTGCGGCTGGCCGCCGACGCGGTGGTCGCCGCCGCGCTCTCCACCGCGAAACTGTCGGACGACGCGTACGACGACCGGCTCAATTCGATCTCGGAGCCGGTGCAGGACGCCTTGCACGGCGACACGGAGGCCGAGCGGAAGGTCCGCGACAAGGTGGACGCCTGGCTCAAGGGGCCGCGCCCCGAGCCGGTCCGCCCCTTCCACTGGCCCCTGGAGTTCCCCGAGGTCTTCGCCCGGGGCGGCTTCGACGCCGTGGTCGGCAACCCGCCCTTCGTCGGCGGGCAGCGCATCACCGGCACGGCCGGCGAGGACTACCGCGACCACCTGGTCCGCCGGATCGCGCGCGGCCGGCGCGGCAGCGCCGACCTGTGCGCCTACTTCTTCCTCCGCGATTTGGACATCGCCCCGAAGGGCCGGGTCGGCGTCATCGCCACCAACACCATCGCCCAGGGCGACACCCGCGAGGTCGGGCTGGAGCAGGCCGTGCAGCGTGGCTGGACGATCTACCGGGGCGAGAAGACTCGTTTGTGGCCTGGCACCGCGTCGGTGGTGGTGTCCCTTGTCTGGGCGGGTCGAGCGCCTGAATCGGAACCCCGCATCCTCGACGGCTGGCGAGTACGCGACATCACACCGGCACTCGATCCCCAGTCAAGGGTGACCGGAACGCCGTACCGGCTGGCAGCCAACGCGGGCAAGTCCTTCATCGGCTCGTACGTGCTCGGCATGGGCTTCGTGCTGGAGCCTGAGCAGGCCCATGCCCTCATCGAAGCCGACCCGCGCAACGCTGAGGTGCTGTTCCCGTATCTCAACGGTGAGGACCTGAACTCCCGGCCCGACTGCTCGGCCAGCCGGTGGGTCATCAACTTCCATGATTGGCCGCTGGAGAAGGCGAAGACGTACCCCGAGCCGTTCCGCATCGTCGAGGAGAAAGTCAAGCCGCAGCGGCTTCAGCAGCACGACCAGTACGGACAACGCTACTGGTGGCGGTTCTTGCGCACGCGCCCTGAGTTGTATGAAGCGATCAAAGATCTTAGTCGTGTGCTAGTAATTGCCCGGATTAGTCGCACCGGTATGCCAGTTCTCGTTCCATGCGGGCAGGTGCTCAACGAGAAGATCGTTGTCTTTGCTACTGACTCCAGCGTTGATCTTGCATTGATCTCATCGGAGCTTCATCGTCTTTGGGCGCATAAGTACTCGGCGACGCTAAAGACTGATCTCCAATACACGCCTTCCGACTGCTTCGAGACCTTCCCGCAGCCGGACCCAACCAGCCGGACGAAGCATGTGGGTGCGGAACTGGAGGCGTACCGTCGTCCGCTCATGCTGCGGCGGCAGCTTGGGCTCACCGCTTTGTACAACCGGGTGAATGACCCTGACGACCACGACCCGGCGATAGCCCGGCTGCGGGAGATCCACGTCGAGATCGACGAGGCGGTGCGCGAGGCGTACGGGTGGGACGACCTGGAGTTGAAGCACGGGTTCTACGAGACCCGGCAGGGGATGCGGTTCACGGTCGCGCCGGATGTGCAGGTGGAGATCTGCGACCGGCTGCTGGAGCTGAACCACCAGCGGTACGAGGAAGAGGTCGCGCGCGGCCTGCACAGCAAGAAGCGCTCCGGCCGGCCCGCGGGAGGGCGGGCCGAGCCGGAGTCGTGGGACGGGGCGCTGTTCCCGCCGGACGGAGCCTTGTTCTAG
- the drmD gene encoding DISARM system SNF2-like helicase DrmD codes for MTPEPAPGQLVTVRNRLWTVADVARGAVADGDAHRVTARPQHLVSLVSVEDDARDESLRVVWELEPGVVVHEREALPGPEQGFDEPGQLDAFLDAVRWGAIASADRSALQAPFRSGVTIEDYQLDPVARALSMPRVNLLIADDVGLGKTVEAGLVMQELLLRHRARKMLIVCPASLTVQWRDEMREKFGLDFRIVDSELLRALRREQGLYVNPWAHYPRLITSIDWLKRDRPMRLLRDFLKSGPAYPRPIDLLVVDEVHACAPSGTGRYAVDTLRTKAIKELAPYCEHRLFLSATPHNGYLESFTALLELLDERRFARGVRPTEEQLRRVMVRRLKSELPPRWDGSPRFPERKLLPLEVELAGDEREAHGLLREYAASRLARAADPRQRAAADFVTTLLKKRLLSSPAAFHRTLLTHLDTVSGRAPALGAAPPPDVLRRYAERLDETGERDEEYDEVEFEALAAANRAAQPLTPAERELLDRLIAWADQARGRADAKFRCFLTWLDGVVRPGGRWSDARVIVFTEYRDTQRWLRERLVSAGYPAERIALLYGGMDAADRERVKNEFQGDPALAPVRVLVATDAASEGISLQRHCHRLLHWEIPWNPNRLEQRNGRVDRHGQRAREVLVYHFVPAGYREKIADGSLEGDLFFLHQAAQKVEQIREDLGSVGPVIADQVVEAMLGRRSQLVETDAELRRRQVSRLKFERDLARRLEELTAQLTGSRDALNLSPATLERVVRTGLRLAHRKDLLPADPPAGFTGACFRLPELPGAWAEARAAGLRHPLTGEERPVTFDADAYHRHHRDDVVLLHLGSRLVQMCLRLLRAELWAGGATQARLRRVTARVVPGDSLRTPAVVAYGRMVVTGADGTRLHEELVTAGGFVEGGRLARADAEELARFLAGAGDRQPGEETRARLAELWPTLGPSLERQLRTEVDKRFRRLAKELDKRCAEEVAAVGEVLAELERSIRDALDDTEHWEQISLFETQSAEREQLRADRAALEERLAQLPEIRDREQDALRRRYADPVPRLFPAAVAFLVPSALA; via the coding sequence GTGACTCCCGAACCCGCTCCTGGTCAGCTCGTGACCGTACGCAACCGCCTGTGGACTGTGGCCGACGTGGCGCGCGGCGCGGTCGCCGACGGCGACGCGCATCGCGTCACCGCCCGGCCGCAGCACTTGGTCTCGCTGGTCAGCGTCGAGGACGACGCCCGGGATGAGAGCCTGCGCGTGGTCTGGGAGCTGGAGCCCGGCGTGGTCGTCCACGAGCGGGAGGCCCTGCCCGGCCCGGAGCAGGGGTTCGACGAGCCCGGCCAGCTCGACGCCTTCCTCGACGCGGTCCGCTGGGGCGCGATCGCCTCCGCCGACCGCTCGGCGTTGCAGGCGCCGTTCCGCAGCGGCGTCACGATCGAGGACTACCAGCTCGACCCGGTGGCCCGGGCGCTGTCCATGCCGCGCGTCAACCTGCTGATCGCCGACGACGTCGGCCTGGGCAAGACAGTCGAGGCCGGCCTGGTCATGCAGGAGCTGCTGCTGCGGCACCGGGCGCGCAAGATGCTCATCGTCTGCCCGGCCAGCCTGACCGTGCAGTGGCGCGACGAGATGCGGGAGAAGTTCGGCCTGGACTTCCGCATCGTGGACTCCGAGCTGCTGCGCGCGCTGCGCCGCGAGCAGGGCCTGTACGTGAACCCGTGGGCGCACTACCCCCGGCTGATCACCAGCATCGACTGGCTCAAGCGCGACCGGCCCATGCGGCTGCTGCGCGACTTCCTGAAGTCCGGGCCGGCCTACCCCCGCCCGATCGACCTGCTGGTCGTCGACGAGGTGCACGCTTGCGCGCCCAGCGGTACCGGCCGGTACGCGGTCGACACGCTGCGCACCAAGGCGATCAAGGAACTCGCCCCGTACTGCGAGCACCGGCTGTTTTTGTCCGCGACCCCGCACAACGGGTACCTGGAGAGCTTCACCGCCCTGCTGGAGTTGCTGGACGAGCGGCGCTTCGCCCGCGGGGTGCGCCCGACCGAGGAGCAGCTACGCCGGGTCATGGTGCGCCGGCTGAAGTCCGAGCTGCCCCCGCGCTGGGACGGCAGCCCGCGCTTCCCCGAGCGCAAGCTGCTGCCCCTGGAGGTGGAGCTGGCCGGCGACGAGCGGGAGGCCCACGGCCTGCTGCGTGAGTACGCCGCCAGCCGGCTCGCCCGCGCCGCCGACCCCAGGCAGCGCGCGGCGGCCGACTTCGTCACCACCCTGCTCAAGAAGCGGCTGCTGTCCAGCCCTGCCGCCTTCCACCGCACCCTGCTCACCCACCTGGACACCGTTTCCGGCCGCGCCCCCGCCTTGGGCGCGGCCCCGCCGCCCGACGTGCTCCGGCGGTACGCCGAGCGGCTGGACGAGACCGGCGAGCGGGACGAGGAGTACGACGAGGTCGAGTTCGAGGCGCTGGCCGCCGCCAACCGGGCCGCGCAGCCGCTCACCCCGGCCGAGCGCGAGCTGCTGGACCGCCTGATCGCCTGGGCCGACCAGGCGCGCGGCCGGGCCGACGCCAAGTTCCGCTGCTTCCTCACCTGGCTGGACGGCGTCGTCCGGCCCGGCGGACGGTGGAGCGACGCGCGGGTCATCGTGTTCACCGAGTACCGGGACACCCAGCGCTGGCTGCGCGAGCGGCTGGTCAGCGCCGGCTACCCGGCCGAGCGCATCGCCCTGCTGTACGGCGGCATGGACGCGGCCGACCGGGAACGGGTCAAGAACGAGTTCCAGGGCGACCCCGCCCTCGCCCCGGTCCGGGTGCTGGTCGCCACCGACGCGGCCAGCGAGGGCATCAGCCTGCAACGGCACTGCCACCGGCTGCTGCACTGGGAGATCCCCTGGAACCCCAACCGGCTGGAGCAGCGCAACGGCCGCGTCGACCGGCACGGCCAGCGCGCCCGCGAGGTGCTGGTGTACCACTTCGTGCCCGCCGGGTACCGGGAGAAGATCGCCGACGGCTCCCTTGAGGGCGACCTGTTCTTCCTGCACCAGGCCGCGCAGAAGGTCGAGCAGATCCGCGAGGACCTGGGCAGCGTCGGCCCGGTGATCGCCGACCAGGTGGTGGAGGCCATGCTGGGCCGCCGCAGCCAGCTCGTGGAGACCGACGCCGAGCTGCGCCGCCGGCAGGTCTCCCGGCTGAAGTTCGAGCGCGACCTGGCCCGCCGGCTGGAGGAGTTGACCGCGCAGCTCACCGGCAGCCGCGACGCCCTCAACCTCAGCCCCGCCACCCTGGAACGCGTGGTGCGCACCGGGCTGCGGCTCGCTCACCGCAAGGACCTGCTGCCCGCCGACCCGCCCGCCGGCTTCACCGGCGCCTGCTTCCGGCTGCCGGAGCTGCCCGGCGCCTGGGCGGAGGCGCGTGCCGCCGGGCTGCGCCACCCGCTCACCGGGGAGGAACGCCCGGTCACCTTCGACGCCGACGCCTACCACCGGCACCACCGCGACGACGTGGTGCTGCTGCACCTGGGCAGCCGGCTGGTGCAGATGTGCCTGCGGCTGCTGCGCGCCGAGCTGTGGGCGGGCGGCGCGACGCAGGCGAGGCTGCGCCGGGTCACCGCCCGCGTCGTGCCCGGCGACAGCCTGCGCACCCCGGCCGTGGTGGCGTACGGGCGGATGGTGGTGACCGGCGCGGACGGCACCCGGCTGCACGAGGAGTTGGTCACCGCGGGCGGGTTCGTCGAGGGCGGCCGCCTGGCCCGGGCGGACGCCGAGGAGCTGGCCCGGTTCCTCGCCGGCGCGGGCGACCGGCAGCCGGGGGAGGAGACGCGCGCCCGGCTCGCCGAGCTGTGGCCCACGCTCGGCCCCTCCCTGGAGCGGCAGCTCCGCACCGAGGTGGACAAGCGGTTCCGCAGGCTCGCCAAGGAGCTGGACAAGCGCTGTGCCGAGGAGGTGGCCGCGGTCGGGGAGGTGCTGGCGGAGCTGGAGCGGTCGATCCGGGACGCGCTCGACGACACCGAGCACTGGGAGCAGATCAGCCTGTTCGAGACCCAGAGCGCGGAGCGGGAACAGCTCCGCGCCGACCGGGCGGCGCTGGAGGAGCGGCTGGCGCAGCTCCCGGAGATCCGCGACCGGGAGCAGGACGCGCTGCGCCGCCGGTACGCCGACCCGGTGCCCCGGCTCTTCCCCGCCGCCGTGGCCTTCCTCGTCCCGTCCGCACTCGCGTAG